AGCGGTGCTGGAACAGCGGTCCCCGCGCGGGGTGTGGTGGAATGTGCTCGGCTGACGCAACATCAGCCTGTCGCAGAGCGACGAGCTAAACACGTCCACGGAAACTCCGCACATTCTACCGGCCGAAACCGATCCGAGCACTTCCGTTCTCAATCAATTGGTATTAACGATCAATTTCTGATGTCTAATTGGAAATGACTATTGATTAGAATGGTGCCTGCGCGCAGTGCGTGAGGAGCCGGGGAGCTATGGCCAAGAAGAAGCGACCGGCGAAAAAGCCGAAGCGCCCGGCCCGGAGCAAGCCCGCTCCCCCGCCGGTACCGCCCCCTCCACCCCCGCCCCCACCGCCTGGGGCCGTGGCGTTGGCGTCTCCGGGCGACGACGAGCGCGAGCGCAAGGCCGGGCAGTCGCGCGACCGGGCCAAATCGGTCCGGGAGATCGGCCCGCTACCCAAAGTCGTGGACCCGGCGCGCCGCGAGAAGGGGCGCAAGTCGCTCCGGGCGTTCCTCCAGCAATACTTCCCGCGCCGGTTCCGCCTGTCGTTCAGCTCCGCGCACCTGATCGCGATCGACCGCATGGAATCGTGTACCGATTCCGGGGAGCTGTTCGCGTGCGCCATGCCCCGCGGGTTCGGCAAAACCACGATGGCCAAGTGTGCGGTGCTCCGGGCCGTGCTGTACGGGTTCCGCCGGTTCGTCGTCCTGGTGTGCGCTACCGGCCGCCTGGCCGAGCGCCGGCTCAGGCAAATCATGCGGGAGCTGGAGACCAACGACCTGCTCCTGGCGGACTTCCCGGAAGCGTGTTACCCGATTCGCTCTTTAAACCGCATTCACAACCGTGCGAAGGGCCAAACGCTCGGCGGGAAGCCCACGCGCATGGAAATGACCAAAGAGGGCGTGGTTCTCCCCACGGTTCCCGGGTGCGCGTGCTCGGGCGCCATTCTCCAGGTCGCGGGCATGGAAGGGGCGATCCGCGGGCTGAACGTGTCCGGGCCGGACGGCGAACCGCTGCGCCCCGACCTGGCCGTCATTGACGACGCGCAGACCCGGGACAGGGCCAAGAGTCCGATCCAAACGACCGAGCGCGAGTCCATCGTGACCGGGGACGTGCTCGGGCTCGCTGGCCCGGACGTGAACATGGCCGCGGTCATGCTGTGCACCGTCATTTACCCCAACGACCTGTTCGACCGGTTCCTGTCGCCCGGATCAAGTCTGGGCCGCCGACATCACTTGCGTCCGAGTGCGTGTACTTGGCCGTCCTCATGGACGTGTTCACCCGGGCGGTCCGTGGCTGGGCCGCTCCCTGGATTTAGGCCGGCCCTCTCGGCGTTGGTCTGGGCCGTGCGGCGTGGTCGGTCCGAGATCCACCACTCGGACCAGGGCGCGCGGTACGCCGCCGCTGCCTACGTCAAGCGCCTGACGGCGGTTGGGGCGGCGGTCCGCATGGCGGCGGTGGGCGAGCCGGAGGAGAACGGGTACCCGAGCACCTGATGCGGACGATCAAGGACGAGGTCGGTCTGACCGAGTACCGGGACTACGCCGACGCCCGGCGGCGGTTGGGCCGGTTCCTGGACGCCGTGTACAACCGGAAGCGGATCCACTCGGCCCTCGGGTATCTTACCCCGGTGGAGATCGAGCAGGCGAACATGGCGACCGACCGGAAAGGGCCACCGGCGGTACAATGGGAGCGGCCCCGACTGGTCTCACTTCAGGCAGTCAATAGTCACTCAAGCGAGAATACCAATGACAAGCACTCGAGCGCGATTCTGCCAGCGGACCGCGGTCTGGGTCGCGGCCGTGTGGTTCGTCCCGATGAGTGTATCGGTCGCGGCCGAGGAGAAGGCCGCCTTCCCGGCCGCCACACCCGAGAGCCAGGGCGTCTCGGCTGCGGCCGTGCGCCGGGTGGCCAGCGAGGTGGAAGAGTACGTGAAGAACGGCACGATCGTCGGGGGCGAGCTGCTGATCATCAAGAACCGCAAGACCATCTTGCACGAGGTGTACGGAGACCGCGATCGCGAGGACAAACGGGCCATGGAGCGGGGCACGGTCTTCAACGTCCGCTCGATGACCAAGCCGCTGACGGGCGTCGCCGTGCAGATGCTGGCCGACGAGGGGAAACTGAGCCTGGACGACCCCGTGGCGAAACACCTCCCCGGATTCGACAACGACAAATCGAAGGCCATCACGATCGGGCAACTCTTGCAGCACCGGAGCGGATTACCGCTGACGATCCTGAAGGTCAAAATCGATGAGCACCCCGACCTGCAAGCCCAAGCGAAGGCCATCGGGGAAAACGGGCCCCGATTCAAGCCGGGGGAAAAGTTCTGGTACTCGGACGCGGGCAGCGACGCCGCGGCGGCCGTCGTCGAACGGATCAGCGGCACGACGATCGACCGCTTCGTCGCGGAGCGGATCTTGCAGCCCCTGGGGATGGCCGATTCGTTCTACCTCTCGAAGGCCGACGACCCGCGCAAGAAGCGCGTCGCGAGTCTGTACCTCGGCAAGCCGGGGGAGTGGACCCGGTTCTGGAAGCCGGACGGCGCGCCCTTCTATCCGTTCGCGTGGGGCTCGCAGACGCTCTACTCCACGCCCGCCGATTACGCCCGCTTCCTCGCGCTGTGGATGGACGGCGGCATGGGCGGCGGCAAACGGCTGCTCTCGAACGAGGCAATCGCCCGCATCCTGGCTCCCGTATCGCCGATGAAAGCGCTCGGAACCGACAAACCGTACCCGTGCGGGTTCTTCGGGTTGAAGCCGCACTACGGGCAGATGTCCATGCTCTACGCACCCGGCGACAGTCCTGCCCGGACGGAGGTGAGGGCCTTTGGTCACGGCGGCTCGGATGGTACGGGCGCGTGGGCCTTTCCCGCGGAGAACCTGATCGTCTGTTACTTCACGCAATCGCGGGGCCAGGTCAGCACGATCCGGTTGGAGACGACTATTCAGGATGCGCTGCTCCCGCGCGAGGGCACCGGGAAAGTGCCCGATGAGATGAAGCCGCTGGTCGGCACATATTACGCGACCTTCGGGCCGTTCAAAAACACCCCGTTCCAGGTGGTGTTCCGCTGCGGAAAACTGGCCCTGGATATTCCGGGCGAGCTGGTGTACGAACTGAGGGAGCCCGACAAGGAGGGGCGGCGGCAACTTGCAAGCAGCGATTCGACCGGCGTCTCATTCAAGAAAGACGGCGAGGGCAAGGTGTCGGCACTTCTCCTGCACAAAACTAAGACGACGTACGAGCTGCCGCGGGACAAACCGGATGACGCCAAGGAACCGAAGAAGTGAGCGCTAGGAAACTGGCGTCCGCGGCGGGGGAATCGCCGCACGCACGGCGGGGAATACAGGTGGACGCTCACTTCCCCGTCCGCGGGGCGGGCAACACCTCCGGTTTCGGCAGGTTCTTATCCCACTCGGCCAATAGCGTTTTGAAATCGTCACGGGAGCTGATCGGGGCGAAGTCTTTGTTCGCCTTCACGCGGGCCAGCCGGTCGGGGTCCTTGAAGTTACCCGCCGCCGCGTACTGGCGAAGCAACTCGACCGCCCGGCCCCCGTACTCCTCGGCCAATTGCCCCCGCTCCCCCGCGGGGAGTCGATCGTCCGTACCGGCCGCGGCGGAACAGACCGACAGGACGTAGCTGAAGATGTACAGGTTCCGCCCCTGAGTGTGGCCCTCCGTCACCAGCGCGTTGATCTCCGCCGCCGCTTTAGCGTGTTCCCCCAGCCGGGCGAGGGGCGACGGGCGGAACAGCCGCATGGTGATGTGCGACTGGCCCTCACTGACTCCGAGCATCCGCTTCCGGTCTTTCGTCGCATCCTCGGCCCGCTCCAATTTGTCATACGCCAGGGCCCGCTCGAAGAGAGCGTTGAACAAGGTCAGCCGGGCGGGTGCGCTCGTCGAGTTCCGCTCCAGGACCGACTCCGCCGTGCGGATCGCCTTGTCCGACCACTCCAGCGACTCCCCGGCGGAGCGGGTCTTGCGCACGTGCGTGGCCATGTTCCCGTAGCTGCCGGCCGCCTCGTAGGCGAACCCGACCACACTGGGGTAGTCGCGGGCCAGGGCCTCGTGGGCGTCGAGGGACTGCCGGTACAGCGGGTCGGCCTTCTCGTGGTGGTTGTTGCGCGAGTAGAACAGTGCGAGGTTGTTGGACGCCCGGGCCACCTGCTTCTGAAACTTCACCGAATCCGGCTGGTCGCGGAGGAACTGCTGGTAAATCCCCAGCGCCTTCCGGTGCGCCTCCTCGGCCAGGGAACCCTTGTCTTGGGCGGCGTAGACCAGGGCCACGTTGTGGTGGCACATGGCCAGGTGTTCCCGGTACCCCGCCGCATTCTCCGGGTCCGTGGTCAGGAGGTCGTCCAGCGTCGCCCGGCACTTCTCGAACGCCGCCACGGCGTCGTCCAACGCCCCCGTGTTCCGGTACACGGCGATCAGGTTGCTCAGTGCGGTTGACAGCGCGGCGCGGGCCTTCCGGTGCTCCGGGTGGCGTCGCCCCAGTTCTTCCCACAGGCTCACGGCCTGGCGGTACGACCGCTCGGCTTGCGGGAAGCGCTCGAGTTCGTTGTGCAGCAGGCCGAACAGGGCGTGGACGCCGGCCCGCTTGTGGGTCAACTCCGGGTCGTCCGGGGCGCCGGCCGACAACTTCTCCAACAAGTCCAGGGCTTGCCGACAGACCTCCTCGCACTCGTCCCGCGGCCCGAGCTCGAACAGGATCAGCGCCACCCGCTCGTAGGCGTGCGCCGTCTCGATTCGCAACACCGGATCGTCCGCCCTCTCGGCGAGGAACTGGCGGTAGAAGCGGAGGGCGTCCCGGAGCAAATCGCGGCGGATCGACTCCGCCTGCGGCACGCGGGCCAGCTTGTCCTCGCCGACGTGCGTGAGCATCCGGTCCACGGCTTCGACCGCCCGGTTGAAGTTCACCTCGGCGACCCGCTTCTGGTCCTGTGCCGTCTGCTTCTGCTGGTCGGCGTGGTTCCGCTCCCGGATCGCCCACGACGCCAGCCCGACGCTGACCCCCGTCGCCGCGAGCAGCAGCACCGCGAACGTCCCGAGCGTCGCCAGCGCCTTCCGATACTTGCGGGCCATCTTCCGCAGCCGGTAGGCGGCACTCGGGGGGCACGCCTCCACCGGCTCGTCGGCCAGGTACCGCTCGACGTCCCGGGCCAGACCGTTGGCCGTCTCGTACCGCCGCCCGCGCTCCTTCTCCAAGCACTTCATGACGATCCAGTCCAGCTCCCCGCGGACCAGTTTCGTCAGCCGGACGGGTTCCAGCCGCCGCTTGGCGGCCACGCCCGGGAGCGACCCGCCGCCGCTCAGTCGAACGCTCGGCCGGGGCGGCTCCTCCTCCCGGATGAGCCGGAGCATTTCGTCCCAGGGCGTCCGCCGGAGCCGGTCTCGCTCCAGCGGGGTCGTCCCGGTGAGCAATTCGTACAGGATCACCCCCAGGGCGTACACGTCCGCCCGGGTGTCCACGTCCAGGTTGTTGAACTCGGCCTGCTCCGGGCTCATGTACAGCGGGGTGCCGAGCATCTGGCCGTGGGCCGTGTGCAGCGTGTGCTCGGTAAGCGGTTCGTGCAGCGCCTTGGCCAGCCCGAAGTCGATCACCTTCGGCACCGGCACCCCGTCGTACAGGCACACCAGGATGTTCGACGGCTTCAGGTCGCGGTGGACGATCCCCTTCTGGTGCGCGTGCTGCACCGCCTGGCACACCGGGACGAACAGGGCCAGCCGGTCGGCGACGCTCAGCCGGGCGTCGTCGCAGTACGCCGTGAGCGGGACGCCCTTGACGTACTCCATGACGAAGTACGGGCGCCCGGCGTCGGTCGTCCCGCCGTCGAACACCTTGGCGATGTTCGGGTGGTTCATCACCGCCAGGGCCTGCCGTTCCGCCTCGAACCGCGCCAGTACCGACTTCGAGTCCATCCCCGCCTTGACCAGCTTTATCGCCACCTTGCGGCGGACCGGCTGGGTCTGCTCGGCCACCCAGACGGCCCCCATCCCGCCCGCTCCGACCTCTTCGAGCAGTTTGTACCGGCCGTCCAGCACGGCCCCGGCCCGCTCCGTTGGCGGGTCGGCTCGGTCCGACGGCTCCTCCGTGTCCGGCGGGGCCAGCGAGTGGTCGAGGATGCCGGTGGCCCGGTCGTGGCCGGCGAGCAGCCGGGCGACCCGTTCCCGGAGTGCGGCATCCCCGCCGCACGCCTGGTCCAGGAAAGCCCGCCGCTCAGCAGGGGTCGGCTTCTCCAGAGCGGCGATGAACAGAGTTTCGTCGGTCATGGCGGTGACCTCGGGTGACGCGAAGGTGGCTATAGGATACCGCGGTATTCCGCCTGCCGCCGCTCAGAACCGGTTCCCGGCGGCTGTCAAGCAATGACGGAACGATCAAGGTGCGGGGCAATCGAGCCGACCACGATGCCGCCGACCAAGAATTGCAGCCTCTTCAGCGGGGCGCCGGGGTGGGAGGTTTTGCCGCCGGTGAACGGCATCCACCCCGGGAACCCGTACCGAGTTGGTGAACACGAACACCTCGCCACTATCCGAACGGGTGAACATCTTACCCGCCTCGACCAGGAGTTGCGTACCGCTGTCCGCGGCACCCGCCCCGCACCCGCCGAAGTACACGAGGGTGTCGAACGGGAACGGCCGGTGGAACCTCCAACCCGCGAATCGGGACAGCCAGGTGGAGGGGTCGATGTCACCAATGCCTCGTGAGCCGGCCCAGATAGTCTCGGGCACGCCGTGCGTCTGGAACAGGACGCGGTCGAACCTCATCCCGCCTCAGAAGCCCGTTCAGTTGCTCCGGTAGGTCTTCGATGCTGTCGATGGCGATCGTGGTCACGTCGGTGGACCCGGAGAACCGGCCCTCGGCCTGGTCCGCGTTGCCCTCGTCGTAGGTGTCGTCAATGCACAGCTTGCCGGGTATGGCGACCTCCAGGTGGGGATACGAGGAAAGCCGCCGTCGGACGTCCGACGGCGAGGGCGAACGGGTAGGGCCGGTCAGCGGTAGAACACGTCGCCCGGTTCAAAATCGACGGGAATGTCGAGCGCGATCACGGAGGTGTCCCAGTACTCGTCGCGTCGGAAGCGGTCGTTCCCGGGGCCGCCGTTCAGGTAGTCGTTCGCACTGTCGCCCACCCCGCCGTCGAGGTCGTCGTTCCCGTTGTTGCCGTACAGCCGGTCCACACCCGCCCCGCCTCGCAGGAGGTCGCCCCCGGTCCCGCCGATCAGGGTGTCGTCGCCGTTGCCGCCGAAAGCGACACACGCCCGGGAGGTATTGTTGGTGAACCGGTCGTTGCCGTCTTTCCCGTCGAAGGCGATGACCCCGGTGACGCTGGCGACCGGGACGGAGGTGACGTCCGGCGGCAGCGACCGATCCACCTTGTTGGCGACCGAGACCTTGTAGAGGTTGCCGACCTGGCTGACGGTCACCGCGTCAGCGGTGTTGGTGCCGGTGATGACCAGGTTGCCGCCGCTGCTCACGCTCACCGTTACCGGGTCGCCGGTGACGGTGCCGACGATGGGGCCGGTGACGATCAGGCTGCTGCCGTTGAACGGGGTGACCGACGGCGTCAGCCGGTCCTGGAGTGGTTCCACCTGGGGGGCGAACCGGTGGGGGTTCGGCCGGGTCGGTGCGTCGGAGGTGCGGGTGCGGGTCAGCCACGATTTCAGGGCCTGGAACACGGTCGTCTCCTTGTGCGGGTGGTCTAGAAGGGTCGCCGGGCGACAGGCCCGGCGATGCGTGTCACCCCCAATGCGGGGCGGCGGGCGGGAACACGTCAGGCGGGTGGGATTCTTATTCGTCGGGCCGGGCGAGCCGTCGGGGGGGGCGAGTGGACGGGCCCGGTCAGTTGTAGAACGAGTCATCGTTGAAGAAATCAACCGGGCGGTCGCGGTTGTACGCCGGCACGTAACCGCCGCCGGAGCCGGACGACACCAGGTCTCTGCGGAACCAGTCCGCCCCGATGCCGCCGTTCAGAAAATCCGCTTCCCCGTCGCCCACGCCGCCGTCGAGCCGGTCGGTCCCGTTCCCGCCGAACAGGTAGTCCTTCCCGGTTCCCCCGTACAGGTTGTCGCTCCCATCGCCCCCGTACAGGTTGTCGGTCCCGTCCCCGCCGAGCAGATCGTCGTTCCCGAACCCGCCGTCCAGGAAGTCGTTCCCGACCGAGCCGTCCAGAATGTCGTTCTCGCTCCCCCCATCCAGGAAGTCGTTCCCGTACCGGCCGTACAGGATGTCGTTCCCGGCCTCCCCGTAGAGCAGGTCGTTGGCGGCCCCGGCGCCACCGACCAGGATGTCGTTCCCGCTGCCACCGTAGGCGATGGTCCGCACGGCGGTGTTGTTGGTCAGGAGGTCGTTGCCCTCTCGGCCGTAGAAGATGATGTCCCCGGTGACGCTCGCGACGGGGATTTTCGTGACCCGCGGACCGGCCGGGCCTCTGGAAGACGGGGTGGGGACGTACCGGTTGTCGCGTTCCGAAACCTCGTAATCGCTCCCGACCTGATTGACGAACACCTCGTCGTTGAAGGGGGTGCCGAGGACCGTCAGGTCGCCGGTACTGTTCACGTAGGCCGCCGGCGTGATCCGGTCGTGGAGGCTCTCGAGTTGTGGGGCGAACCGGCGGGCGGCCGGGGCGTCGGCGGCGCGGGTGGGGGGCAGCCACGATTTCAGGGCCTGGAACACGGTCGTCTCCTTGTGCGGGTGGTGGTCCGGAAGGTCGCCGGGCGACAGGCCCGGCGATGCGTGTCACCCCCCAATGCGCAGCGGGGGGTGGGAACACGTCAGACACGGGACGATTTTTTTCGGATTCGTCGGCGGGTGCGTTCGGTCAGGCGGCGGAGGTTCTCCCGGCAGACGGCGGTGTGCGGGTGGGCTTCGCCGAGCGAGCTCTCGAAGATGGCGAGAGCCCGCTGGTACAGCGGCCGGGCCAGGTGTGGTTTGCCGGTGGCCGTGTACAGGGTGGCCAGGTTGTTGCACGTGAACGCCACGTCCGGGTGGGCCGGGCCGACCAGCCGCTCCTGGAGTGCGAACACCCGGCGGTAGGTCCGGAGTGCCCGTGCGTCGTCGCCGCGGGCCTGGTGCAGGGCCGCCAAGTTGTTCAGGGCAGAAGCGATTTCGGAATGTTCGGGGCCGTAAGCGCGGCGGAAGATGGCCAGCGCGCGGCGGTAGAGGTGTTCGGCTTCGGCGTACTTGCCCTGCTGATCCAGCAGTGCCGCCAGGGCGGTCAGGTCGGCGGCGAGATCGGGGTGGTGCGCGCCGACCGCCTGCTCGCGCAGCTGCACGGAGCGGCGGGCGAACGGCTCCCCGCGGGCGAACCGGCGGCGGGCGTGTTCCAGGCCGCCGAGGTTGTGGTACAAGGCGGCCAGGTCGGCCGGGCCGGTGTCGTCCCGTTCCGTCAGGACGCCGAGGGCACGGCGGTAGCACCGCTCGGCCTCGCGGAACTTCCCCAGGTGCTTGCACACCACGCCCAGGCTGTTGAGTAGTACGGCCGTAACGCGGGAGGTACGGCCGCCGCGGTCCGCTGCGGCGAGGGCCGAACGGTACAGCCGCTCGGCCCCCCGGTAGTCGCCCGCGGCGAACCGGCCGTCCGCCCGCTCGTTCCAGGCGCTAACGCGGTCACGGGTCATAACCGGATCCTCCGTCTCACCGGCGGCGTGATTTCCGGGCCCGCCGGTCGCGCACGAGCGTCTGGTTGTGGTTGGCGGCGAGTCTGCCGGGAGGGGGATTGTGCGACGCGGCGGTGAGGGCGAGGGCCGGCAGCGGGGCGGCCGGTGCGACGATGGCCGGCGCATCGGGCGGCGGCGACGCCAGGGCGCGGGTGGTGAGGATCGCCGGGACGCTGCGATCCTCCAGAGGCCGCAGTTCGAGTTTGAGAGACTTCACGGGGCCCTTCCTTTCCGGGGTCCGCGGGGAAGCGAGGAACGGCGTTCCGGCCGCGCGGACGAACCGGCCGGTTAAGGCGCCCGGACAGGCGCCCGCCGCCCTCAATGCGGAGGAGCGAGTTGGAACACGTCAGCGGATTGCGATTTTTCCCAGAATCGCTGCCGGACATGGCGGGAAGGAAACGAGGGTGCCCCCGCTGAATTCGGCGGGGGGCTTACCGTCGCGACCGTCTTAAGAAGCCGGGTGTCGTTAACTCTGCACGTATCCGTCTTTGCTCGAGTTGAAGTCGGCCGGCGCGTCGCGGTTGAACACTCTGAAGTAGGCGGGATCGAACACGAACACGTCCGCCCCGGCCCCGCCGTTCAGGTAGTCGGCCTGCCCGTCGCCCGCCCCGCCGTCGAGCCGGTCGCTCCCCGCGCCGCCGTACAACGCGTCCCGGCCCGATTGGCCGTAGAGGTAGTCGTCGCCGTCGCCACCGTGCAGGGTGTCGTTGCCGTTGCCGCCGTACAGCCTATCCCGGCCACCCTTCCCCTCCAGCCGGTCGTTACCGGCCTCCCCGTGGAACTCGTCCTCGTCGGACCCGCCGAAGAAGGAGTCGTTGCCGTTGCCGCCCGTCGCGAAGCTCGCCTTGGTGGTGAAGTTGCTGAAGCTGTCGTCGCCGTCGTAGCCCCGGAACGTGATGATCCCGGGCACGTACCCGACGGGGATGTATGTCACTTGCGGTTGCAACGGGTTCTGGCTGTTGATTTCCCGGATCTCGTAGAAAGTGCCTTTCTGGACCACGGACACGTACACCGTGTCGGCGTGGTTGGTGCCGACAATGTTCAAGTTGTTGCCGGACACGCTGAACGACGGCGTCAGTCGGTCGTGCAGCGCCTCGACCTGAGGGGCGAACCGGCGGGGGTGGGGCGCGGACTTGGCGGAGCGGGCGGCGGTCAGCCACGATTTGAGGGTCTGGAACATGACTCGCCCCGGTACAGCGTGGAGGGGTTCGGAGTGGGCGTCGGGCCGACCGCCCGAGGCTCCTGTTCACCCCCAATGCGGATTCGGAGCGGCTAGCACATCAGGTCGATGGATCGTTTTCTTCGGAATCGGTTCCGGCCATAGCGGAGTACAACCAGGCGCGGGCGTACTTCCAGCCCCGGTCGGCGGTGGACAGGGAGACGCCCAGGTAGTCGGCGGCCTGCTCCAGGGTGAGACCGGCGAAGAACTTCAGCTCGACCAGTTTGGCCTTCACCGGGTCGTGGGCGGTGAACCGCTCCAGGGCGTCGTGCAGGGCGAGGAGATTGTCGTCCGAGTCGCCGACCCGCACGGCGTCCAGGTCGGCCTCTACCCGCCGCCGCCCGCCCCCGCGCTTGACGGCCGCCTTGCGGCGGGCCGAATCGACCAGGATGCGGCGGATGGCCTCGGCCGCGGCGGCGAAGAAGTGGCCGCGTGAGTCCCACCGGTGATCGTCGGTAGGGCCGACCAGCCGCAGGTACGCCTCGTGCACCAGGGCCGTGGCGTCCAGCGTGTGCCCAGGGTCCTCCGCGGCCATGCGGGCGGCGGCGAGCTTCCGCAACTCGTCGTACACGAGGGGGAGCAGGTCGGTGGCGGCCCGGCGGTCACCGCCGGCGGCCGCGTCGAGGAGGCGGGTAACGTCGGACATGCTTCCGAGTGTACCCCCCGGCGCGGCCGGCGGCACGAGCAACCGGCCACAATTCTTCTCCCGCGTGCCCGCAGGCGCCCCCTTGGCGGCGGCCCAATCGCACGGCGCAGTGCACCCGAGCACGTGTGCCGCGAACGAATGTTGTCTTGAGTGCGTCGGCCCGACACACCTCTCTATCTTCAGGGATGGCTCTGATTCATCGGCGGGTGGCTTAACGCATACGCTGCCCGACTCGTCGGCTCCTGCCACATCTCGCGCCCCGTGTTCACGCGGACGTTGACGCCCGTTTACACCCGCGCGGGTGCGATTAGGGGTAACCGGCGTCATTGAGAAATGCAAAACCCCCGATGATTACCGAGTTATGATGATCTGGCGGGTTCCGAAGGCCGGTCCGCAGCACCCGCGGCCGGTGAGTTTTTTGCTCGACCAACGGAGGGCTTTCCATGCGAATTGGGTTGTCCCTGCTCCTCGTCACAACAGCGACCGTGACCGCGGACCCACCCAAGGGGGTGGACGCGAAAACGGTGCGGGCGAAGCTCAAGGGAGATTGGCGAGAGTTCGATGTTCGCGTCCCCAGGGAGAAGCAACTGCGCGCGAGCTTCGGCATCCAGTGGACCATGTACAAGCCCGCGGACCGTACCGTGCCACAGAACCAGGCCTGGTTCACCGACCACGACAACGAATCGACTCAGACGGACGGGGTGCTGGTTCTGAACGCCGACGCGAACCCGATGTGGCTCGACTTCCGGTTCAAGGACGGGGCCGGTGAGTACGTGTGGGTCGGAATCATTCGCTTCGAGGACGACCGGCCGCGGTGGGTCCTGAACAAGGAGTGGGTCAAACTCGCCAAGTGGGAAACGGCAAAAGGGAAGGTGCCCGAACGGCCGACGCGGTTCGAGGACGATAAGAAGCAGCCCGTCGGCTACCGGCTAGAGCCGTTCACGTTCGGGAAGAAATAGCCGCGAGCCTTCGTCGGATGGCCGATCGAACCGATTGCTGCATCGGGCCCGGCCGCGTAGTTTGTCCCCGCTGAGAACTGACACCCGTTGACACCCGCGCGCGGGGGTGACGAGGGGCACCTGGTGCCAGTGGGAAATGCAATAACCCCGGAATTTCCGGGGTTTTGAGACGTCTTCGAGTTTTACAAAACCGCTGCTCTACCACTGAGCTACGCGAGTCTAACCGGGGGAACTGGTGTCACTCCTTCGTAGCCAAATCCAACGATTCGAGGATCGGCTCCAATACCGCAGCGTCTTCCCGCTTCCTCAGGTCGAGGCCCTCGGCGCTCGTGGGCAGCACGAGCGAGCGCACGAACCATTCCGCGGCCTGGCTCCCGATCCTACAGCGGTGAACGATCAGGTAGTCACGGTGTGATTCCCCACCCTCGAACCACACCTGAACGGCCGCGATCCGCGTTTTCGATTTAGCAACGAACAAACAGTACACCTGCTTCACGACACGTTGAATCGAGGCCCGCAACCGGGCGCGCGTATCGGCCGGGGCCGGGGTTGAGGCGAGCAGGTCCGCCAGTGAATGACAGTCTGCCCAGGCGTCCGCCAGGGTCGATGCGGCTTCCTGGCGCGCGACCCGGAGTTGTTCCGCAGCGGTTTTGCGTTCCGCCTCGAGGTTGCGGAGCGCTTCCATGACCGGCCCGACATCCTCGTCACCGCTCACGAGCTGCGACTTGATGCTCGTGATGCGCCGTTCGATCTCGTCGAGCCGATTTGCAAAACTTGCTGTGGGGTCAGGGCGGTTGCCAACGATCTCTCGCGCATCGATCTCCCGGAACTTCGAGAGCACCGCGGACTCGAACGTGTCGGCCGAGAACGAGATCCACTTAAAATCCGGGAGGGTGCGCGACGACTCGTAGGGCGAGATACGCCGCCCGTGTACGGTGTTGTTGGTGACGTGGAACTTCTCACCGCTCCGCGCATCGAAGAGGAGCCCGCTGAAGATCGAGAGCGTCTTGTCGCCACGCCCGCTGCCCTTCTTGTTCCGTCGGCTCATCGCGACCCTCACTGCATCGAACGTCTGTTCCGTCACCACGGCCGGGTAGTAGCCCGTAACCGGCGGCCCATCCGGTTCGCGC
The Gemmata palustris DNA segment above includes these coding regions:
- a CDS encoding calcium-binding protein — its product is MFQTLKSWLTAARSAKSAPHPRRFAPQVEALHDRLTPSFSVSGNNLNIVGTNHADTVYVSVVQKGTFYEIREINSQNPLQPQVTYIPVGYVPGIITFRGYDGDDSFSNFTTKASFATGGNGNDSFFGGSDEDEFHGEAGNDRLEGKGGRDRLYGGNGNDTLHGGDGDDYLYGQSGRDALYGGAGSDRLDGGAGDGQADYLNGGAGADVFVFDPAYFRVFNRDAPADFNSSKDGYVQS
- a CDS encoding ECF-type sigma factor — its product is MSDVTRLLDAAAGGDRRAATDLLPLVYDELRKLAAARMAAEDPGHTLDATALVHEAYLRLVGPTDDHRWDSRGHFFAAAAEAIRRILVDSARRKAAVKRGGGRRRVEADLDAVRVGDSDDNLLALHDALERFTAHDPVKAKLVELKFFAGLTLEQAADYLGVSLSTADRGWKYARAWLYSAMAGTDSEENDPST
- a CDS encoding recombinase family protein; this encodes MVRPKATSSEPPVAYSYIRFSTPDQEAGDSIRRQEALRDEWCARNGVRLMETLRDYGISAFKGKHRADDKVALGRFLSLVKAGTVRPGSYLVVEQFDRLSREQIRPALTLLLNLIEAGVRVVQLMPVEKVYGEDVEPMALMMAIMELSRGHSESMAKSGRCGQAWANKRKEAAQKPLTRNVPAWCKLVGEKIVLDEAKAEVVRRIYNMALAGRGMPTIAKTLNLEGVAPLSGRSKRWAPSSLDHILSSRTSIGEYQPHTWHGRERREPDGPPVTGYYPAVVTEQTFDAVRVAMSRRNKKGSGRGDKTLSIFSGLLFDARSGEKFHVTNNTVHGRRISPYESSRTLPDFKWISFSADTFESAVLSKFREIDAREIVGNRPDPTASFANRLDEIERRITSIKSQLVSGDEDVGPVMEALRNLEAERKTAAEQLRVARQEAASTLADAWADCHSLADLLASTPAPADTRARLRASIQRVVKQVYCLFVAKSKTRIAAVQVWFEGGESHRDYLIVHRCRIGSQAAEWFVRSLVLPTSAEGLDLRKREDAAVLEPILESLDLATKE